Proteins encoded by one window of Streptomyces sp. NBC_01707:
- a CDS encoding helix-turn-helix domain-containing protein, whose product MRHLKEVRVLQPTNPNGFQLTVAGFYVGRVLAAVQRSGSVTALSGKSDGDDPIVIHAVTSGSLTFEGAREQHTVQPGQLIVRNSGKPWNLASGVRTSSHVLTIPRSLIKPTSSADPLRRARIAEAKSPEVKLLFSYLNMLRTADVLDSPAASDLAERAFLSLLSGIIEDKNAPVRVDPDEVVLTARAVIEENLENEDLTPTLVANKLGISVRTLHRLFSASDCSVMSLIRQLRMERARIDLLSSDSTNGVSNAAAKWHFSDASHFIRNFKQTYGLTPRSYVQENQNTGE is encoded by the coding sequence ATGAGGCACCTTAAAGAGGTGCGCGTCCTGCAGCCAACCAATCCGAACGGTTTCCAGTTGACAGTGGCCGGATTCTACGTCGGAAGGGTTTTGGCGGCCGTGCAGCGATCAGGATCAGTAACCGCACTGTCGGGTAAATCGGATGGCGACGATCCTATCGTAATACACGCAGTAACTTCCGGGTCGCTCACATTTGAGGGAGCTCGCGAACAGCATACGGTCCAACCTGGACAGCTCATAGTGAGAAATTCTGGTAAGCCCTGGAACCTAGCATCCGGAGTTCGCACGTCATCCCATGTGCTAACCATCCCTAGAAGCCTTATAAAGCCAACCTCCTCTGCTGATCCTCTCAGGCGAGCTCGTATAGCTGAGGCCAAGAGTCCAGAAGTAAAACTGTTGTTCTCTTACCTCAATATGCTGAGGACGGCAGATGTTCTCGATTCTCCTGCGGCCTCAGATCTGGCAGAGAGAGCGTTCTTGTCGCTCCTGTCCGGGATAATTGAAGACAAAAATGCCCCTGTCCGAGTTGATCCAGATGAAGTAGTTTTGACTGCGAGAGCAGTGATCGAAGAGAATTTGGAGAATGAAGACCTCACACCAACTTTAGTGGCCAACAAACTGGGCATATCGGTGAGAACGCTTCACAGGTTGTTCTCTGCAAGTGATTGTTCCGTTATGTCCCTCATCAGACAACTCCGTATGGAGCGAGCGCGCATCGATCTACTGTCCTCTGACTCTACAAATGGCGTTTCTAATGCAGCAGCAAAGTGGCACTTTTCGGACGCTAGTCATTTCATTCGAAATTTTAAGCAAACCTATGGACTCACCCCTAGGTCCTATGTTCAAGAAAATCAAAATACGGGGGAGTGA
- a CDS encoding transposase, translating into MLARLTQLEAVCTAAGHLAKAVEEAFPRHPDAEIMLSLPGFRVQLAARILAEIGDNRPRFVDAHGLKAYASLSPVTRASGKKSSITGRWVRNDRLNHAGYLWACASLRASAGAIAHQRQRRREHGDWHLVAQRNLVNRMIGKLCHCLHYRKLFDEHTAFPPTWLPPLDGIAT; encoded by the coding sequence GTGCTCGCCCGGCTCACCCAGTTGGAGGCCGTCTGCACCGCCGCCGGGCACCTCGCAAAGGCGGTGGAAGAGGCGTTCCCTCGGCACCCGGACGCCGAGATAATGTTGAGCTTGCCCGGGTTCCGCGTCCAGCTTGCCGCCCGGATTCTCGCCGAGATCGGGGACAACCGCCCCCGATTCGTCGACGCGCACGGACTGAAGGCATACGCCAGCCTCTCGCCCGTCACCAGGGCCTCTGGCAAGAAGTCCTCCATCACCGGGCGCTGGGTGAGGAACGACCGCCTCAACCACGCTGGCTACCTGTGGGCCTGCGCATCGCTCCGCGCCTCCGCCGGCGCCATCGCCCACCAACGGCAACGACGACGTGAGCATGGTGACTGGCACCTGGTTGCCCAGCGCAACCTTGTCAACCGCATGATCGGAAAGCTCTGCCACTGCCTTCACTACCGCAAGCTGTTCGACGAGCACACCGCGTTCCCACCAACCTGGCTGCCGCCGCTTGACGGCATAGCGACGTGA
- a CDS encoding N-acetyltransferase yields MSDSVSLGLAEQTEILAYADFMTGAPTSVCEGLGIASLDLGSVLALVVKNDPSNFFNRAGGFSVDRPPSSDDVAKVGDFFRTHGVGRGAFMVAPPLLSPEWYGITERAGLTPDRSYVKLVRDVAMVPPAGDFPSLDPGLRVGRVGRDQAQEWGAVMMSGFGFAVPGMVEAAAACVGRPDWHQYAVWEKDRIVAVGSIFVNGECADMFGGATLAGARGRGAQSALLTARIMAAREAGCRWIVAETGSESPGEHNSSLHNMHRAGFRPLYERLTWLWQG; encoded by the coding sequence GTGTCGGATTCTGTGTCGTTGGGTCTAGCTGAGCAGACTGAGATTCTGGCGTATGCGGATTTCATGACGGGGGCGCCGACCTCGGTCTGTGAGGGCTTGGGTATCGCTTCGTTGGATCTCGGGTCTGTGCTGGCGTTGGTGGTGAAGAATGATCCCAGTAATTTCTTCAATCGGGCCGGGGGTTTCTCCGTGGACCGGCCGCCGTCGAGTGATGACGTGGCGAAGGTGGGGGATTTCTTCCGGACCCATGGGGTCGGGCGTGGCGCCTTCATGGTTGCGCCACCGTTGCTGTCGCCGGAGTGGTACGGAATCACCGAGCGGGCGGGGCTCACGCCGGACCGTAGTTACGTGAAGCTGGTGCGTGATGTCGCGATGGTGCCGCCGGCTGGGGACTTTCCTTCGCTGGATCCCGGGCTGCGGGTCGGTCGAGTGGGTCGTGACCAGGCTCAGGAGTGGGGTGCCGTCATGATGAGCGGCTTCGGGTTCGCCGTCCCGGGGATGGTCGAGGCGGCCGCGGCGTGTGTGGGCCGGCCGGACTGGCATCAGTACGCGGTGTGGGAGAAGGACCGCATCGTGGCGGTCGGGAGCATCTTCGTGAACGGTGAGTGCGCAGACATGTTCGGCGGGGCTACTTTGGCTGGGGCGCGTGGACGCGGCGCACAGTCCGCGCTGCTCACGGCCCGCATCATGGCTGCGCGGGAGGCCGGGTGCCGATGGATCGTCGCGGAGACCGGTTCCGAGAGTCCGGGCGAGCACAACAGTTCGCTGCACAACATGCATCGTGCCGGGTTCCGGCCTCTGTACGAACGTCTCACTTGGCTCTGGCAGGGATGA
- a CDS encoding helix-turn-helix domain-containing protein codes for MSEHVTRFSRPAFSASNGEVVIDLRITEAQRGSVLHELIAHEIHGPFAYLYHLRLPDIAPRREFRMEILGYSIGEIASTVLRCDAAKVTPGVGYKTSAMIVQVVASGAMRFESGSEVVYVRRGQMCVRDTSRQWEVSCESGTSSRLIVIPRSLIGSNAIRRGDTKALCFDVQKPESQFILNYVELFEAERQRAVSPQRDRVVRDGLATLISSLIRSDREHTDSVFDNLTVVSARKIIEAHLLDDELSPSLIAKELAVSLRNLHRSFARIGSSVMDEVRQLRLQGAHDDLVSSDRSTTVSEVAAKWKFSDSSHFVRRFKSEYGETPASYARGSAKKGRA; via the coding sequence ATGAGTGAGCATGTGACACGCTTCAGCCGACCTGCGTTCTCAGCCTCGAACGGGGAAGTCGTCATCGATCTACGAATCACTGAGGCGCAGAGGGGGAGCGTCCTCCACGAATTAATAGCTCACGAGATTCATGGCCCCTTCGCGTATCTCTATCATCTTCGCCTACCGGACATCGCGCCTAGGCGAGAATTCCGCATGGAGATTCTTGGGTACTCAATTGGGGAGATAGCTTCTACCGTGTTGCGTTGTGATGCGGCGAAAGTTACTCCTGGAGTTGGATACAAGACTTCCGCGATGATCGTACAGGTGGTCGCGTCGGGGGCGATGAGATTTGAATCCGGAAGTGAAGTAGTTTATGTGCGGCGGGGACAAATGTGCGTTCGAGACACGAGTCGACAATGGGAGGTCAGTTGCGAATCTGGTACCTCATCGCGACTTATTGTAATCCCTCGAAGTCTAATCGGCAGTAATGCAATTAGGCGTGGCGACACAAAGGCGCTATGCTTCGACGTTCAAAAGCCTGAATCGCAGTTCATCCTTAACTATGTAGAGTTGTTCGAAGCGGAACGCCAAAGGGCGGTATCGCCGCAGCGAGACAGGGTTGTGCGGGACGGTCTAGCGACTCTCATCTCGAGCCTGATTAGAAGCGATCGTGAGCACACTGACAGTGTTTTTGACAATCTAACGGTTGTATCTGCTCGCAAAATCATAGAGGCGCATCTGTTGGATGATGAGCTATCGCCTTCTCTGATTGCTAAAGAGCTCGCGGTTTCGTTGCGAAACCTGCACCGCTCATTTGCCCGGATCGGTAGTTCGGTGATGGACGAAGTTCGGCAGCTTCGCCTACAGGGGGCACACGATGATCTCGTCAGTTCGGATCGGTCGACCACCGTTTCAGAGGTAGCTGCAAAGTGGAAATTCTCTGATTCTAGTCATTTCGTTCGGAGATTCAAATCCGAATACGGAGAAACTCCAGCATCCTATGCGCGCGGAAGTGCGAAGAAGGGTCGAGCATAG
- a CDS encoding cupin domain-containing protein, with the protein MNNWGVDGWAVAPGEGIRVDPGNRHWLEVMVRGKDVDGALGAFVFTHDVIRENPPHAHHDFMKIMYVLEGHYDFRVGTASFSGGPGTVVVVPKGSQHSFTTATGGRALFVSSPAGNEELFLELGKMGSHPTPEQLAELHTRFRTVGLEEEQASWQQMNASTQSSSSEGLAIGMRD; encoded by the coding sequence GTGAACAACTGGGGAGTCGATGGCTGGGCGGTAGCACCAGGTGAGGGAATTAGGGTGGATCCCGGGAACCGCCATTGGCTTGAGGTCATGGTCCGCGGAAAGGACGTTGATGGCGCTCTGGGGGCTTTCGTCTTCACCCACGACGTGATTAGGGAGAACCCTCCTCACGCCCATCATGACTTCATGAAGATCATGTACGTGCTGGAGGGTCACTACGACTTCCGGGTCGGTACTGCGTCGTTCTCCGGAGGCCCCGGCACGGTGGTAGTTGTACCTAAGGGAAGTCAGCACTCGTTTACGACCGCAACCGGCGGGCGGGCGCTGTTCGTCTCCTCGCCAGCGGGGAATGAGGAACTCTTCCTCGAGTTGGGCAAGATGGGTTCGCACCCCACACCGGAACAGCTAGCAGAACTTCATACCCGGTTCCGCACGGTCGGTTTGGAAGAAGAGCAGGCATCCTGGCAGCAGATGAACGCATCGACGCAATCATCTTCTTCGGAAGGGCTAGCGATCGGGATGCGTGACTGA